From a single Fusobacterium ulcerans ATCC 49185 genomic region:
- a CDS encoding Fic/DOC family protein — protein sequence MGDKYVYPGTKILVNKLGIVDRKLLEKKEKNLSGARLLELRLRNDIKKTFDFNYLKKLHKHIFQDVYSWAGTVRDVNIAKGKSLFCLVEHIEAYGETVFKKIKDADYFKNITDKSELALKLAETMLDINALHPFRDGNGRTQREFIRQLAEERGYELIFDHITQRGIVELSDLTSDPDVLALKFEKGMTLMNKEEA from the coding sequence ATGGGTGATAAATATGTTTATCCAGGAACAAAGATTTTAGTAAATAAGCTGGGAATAGTAGACAGGAAACTCCTTGAGAAAAAGGAGAAGAATTTGTCTGGAGCCAGACTCCTTGAGCTCAGACTTAGAAATGATATTAAGAAAACCTTTGATTTCAATTACTTGAAAAAGCTCCATAAACATATTTTTCAGGATGTATACTCATGGGCTGGAACTGTAAGAGATGTAAATATTGCTAAAGGGAAGTCCTTATTCTGCCTTGTGGAACATATAGAAGCTTATGGAGAAACAGTCTTTAAAAAAATAAAGGATGCTGATTATTTTAAAAATATAACTGATAAGTCGGAACTTGCTTTAAAACTTGCTGAAACAATGCTGGATATAAATGCTCTTCACCCTTTCAGAGATGGAAATGGAAGAACTCAAAGAGAATTTATAAGACAGCTGGCAGAGGAAAGAGGATATGAACTCATATTTGATCACATTACTCAAAGAGGAATAGTTGAATTATCTGACTTAACTAGTGATCCAGATGTTTTGGCATTGAAGTTTGAAAAGGGAATGACGTTAATGAATAAAGAGGAAGCCTGA
- a CDS encoding aminotransferase class I/II-fold pyridoxal phosphate-dependent enzyme, protein MKSFIADKFKERNYSMGNKKGSETCSLPLINLGIGDLDIDTDEYLIEMAMADAKNGHTHYTDSYGYLELREEICKYHKENFKNYNFNPKDVMITTGACHALYLIFKSILNKGEEAILLAPFFPVYADQIKLSDGVPVIVETKLENNFQIIKEDLEKAVTSKTKCIVINSPSNPTGVCYTLESMNIIKEIAEKYDLLVVADDVYDFYSYEETFTPIITLDGMKERTISVCSFSKNFAMTGWRIGYVISQVPELINCINYINESIIYSAPAVSQRCALHALKDFDKQKKKLVPIFKERVDYCYDRVKKIPFLDCFKAQGGIYLFLNIEKTGMTSEEFTDFLLEKCNIIVVNGTPFGVKGFVRIACTLEISKLEEAFDRMENMISL, encoded by the coding sequence ATGAAAAGCTTTATTGCAGATAAGTTTAAAGAAAGAAATTACTCTATGGGAAATAAAAAGGGATCAGAAACTTGTTCTCTTCCTCTTATTAATCTAGGGATAGGAGATTTGGATATTGACACTGATGAATATCTGATTGAAATGGCTATGGCTGATGCTAAAAATGGGCATACTCACTATACTGACTCATATGGTTATCTTGAACTAAGAGAAGAAATATGTAAATATCATAAAGAAAATTTTAAAAACTATAACTTCAATCCTAAAGATGTCATGATAACTACTGGAGCTTGCCATGCTCTTTATCTTATATTTAAAAGTATTCTCAACAAAGGAGAAGAGGCAATACTTCTTGCACCTTTTTTTCCAGTATATGCAGACCAGATAAAATTATCTGATGGAGTTCCTGTAATTGTAGAAACAAAACTTGAAAATAATTTTCAGATAATAAAAGAGGACTTAGAAAAAGCTGTAACATCAAAAACAAAATGTATAGTGATAAATTCACCTTCTAATCCTACTGGAGTATGCTATACTCTGGAAAGTATGAATATTATCAAAGAGATTGCTGAAAAATATGATCTTTTAGTTGTAGCAGATGATGTCTATGATTTCTATTCATATGAGGAAACTTTTACTCCTATTATTACTTTGGATGGAATGAAAGAAAGAACTATATCTGTATGCAGTTTTTCTAAAAATTTTGCTATGACTGGATGGAGAATTGGATATGTTATATCTCAGGTTCCTGAACTTATAAACTGTATCAACTATATAAATGAATCTATCATTTACAGTGCACCTGCTGTATCTCAAAGATGTGCCCTTCATGCCCTTAAAGATTTTGATAAGCAAAAAAAGAAACTTGTCCCTATATTTAAGGAAAGAGTTGATTACTGCTATGACAGAGTTAAGAAAATACCTTTCCTTGACTGTTTCAAAGCACAGGGAGGGATATATTTATTTCTAAATATTGAAAAAACTGGAATGACTTCTGAAGAATTTACAGATTTTCTTTTAGAAAAATGCAATATAATAGTTGTAAATGGTACTCCTTTTGGAGTAAAGGGATTTGTAAGAATAGCCTGCACTCTTGAAATATCAAAACTAGAAGAAGCTTTTGACAGAATGGAAAATATGATATCTCTATAA
- a CDS encoding iron-containing alcohol dehydrogenase family protein produces MFENFSFTSYFIDKNIWEHLKKEIAPYNNILIIGGEKSFDSIKDKLLSMLSGKEYSIEMYHGECSYENVEKILNNTLNKKFDILLGIGGGKAIDTAKIAAFKLGIEIFSIPTIASTCSAASALSVVYNNDGSFKEFFNFPAPPKKTFIDLETIKSAPDKYIWAGMGDTLAKFYEVRMKHEYVSKKNNGNISYPNSLGKEISHLCSSVILKNGISAYFAENINDEFKKVVLSIIVNTGMVSNLVDEFLNGAIAHSVFYGLTLLPSLEKEHLHGEVVAFGILVQLLLEGKKEEYKELLPFYKKMVFPTKLSEVVKKEEFEEMEDKILWAILAGPDIIDMEFNINKENLKETLFAL; encoded by the coding sequence ATGTTTGAAAATTTTTCATTCACTTCTTACTTTATAGACAAAAACATATGGGAACATCTGAAAAAAGAGATTGCTCCATACAACAATATACTTATCATTGGAGGAGAAAAATCTTTTGACAGTATAAAAGATAAGCTTCTTTCTATGCTTTCAGGTAAAGAGTATTCTATTGAAATGTACCATGGAGAATGCTCATATGAAAATGTTGAAAAAATATTAAACAATACATTGAATAAAAAATTTGATATTCTCCTTGGAATTGGAGGAGGAAAAGCCATAGATACAGCTAAGATAGCGGCATTTAAATTGGGGATAGAAATATTTTCTATCCCTACTATTGCTTCTACCTGTTCAGCTGCATCTGCTTTATCAGTTGTATATAATAATGATGGAAGCTTTAAGGAATTCTTTAATTTCCCTGCTCCACCCAAAAAAACTTTTATAGATTTAGAAACTATTAAATCCGCTCCTGATAAATATATATGGGCAGGTATGGGAGATACTCTTGCTAAATTTTATGAAGTGAGAATGAAACATGAATATGTTTCTAAAAAAAATAATGGAAATATAAGTTATCCAAATTCTCTGGGAAAAGAGATAAGTCATCTCTGCAGTTCTGTAATACTTAAAAATGGAATTTCTGCTTACTTTGCTGAGAATATCAATGATGAATTCAAGAAAGTGGTTCTCTCCATTATAGTAAATACTGGAATGGTTTCCAATCTAGTTGATGAATTTCTCAATGGAGCTATTGCTCATTCTGTTTTTTATGGTCTTACTTTGCTTCCTTCACTGGAAAAAGAACATCTTCATGGAGAAGTGGTGGCATTTGGCATACTTGTACAACTCCTTCTTGAAGGAAAAAAAGAGGAATATAAAGAGCTTCTTCCATTTTATAAAAAAATGGTTTTTCCAACAAAATTATCAGAAGTAGTAAAAAAAGAGGAGTTTGAAGAGATGGAAGATAAAATCCTTTGGGCTATTCTTGCAGGTCCTGATATAATAGATATGGAATTTAATATAAATAAAGAAAATTTAAAAGAAACACTTTTTGCATTATAG
- a CDS encoding basic amino acid ABC transporter substrate-binding protein: MKKLFKLFMLSVLLVLAAACGTSKGGQAKTDKVYVIGTNAEYPPFEYLEDGKVCGLDADIIAAIAQKLDIQYKWSNTNFDGLIPALQTKKMDAVIAGMSITPERAKAVNFSIPYLSSNVAFIANKSKPINGLEDLENKNYGAELGTTKEAAARKIKGATVTPFSSNTGALVALKSGKIDGIVLDESVAVKFVENNPELMFVGALEGEPKAIAFNKDDTELMEKFNKALQELIDDGTIQKLREKYGV; the protein is encoded by the coding sequence ATGAAAAAACTTTTTAAATTATTTATGTTATCTGTATTATTGGTACTGGCTGCTGCTTGTGGAACTTCTAAGGGTGGACAAGCCAAAACTGACAAAGTCTATGTAATAGGAACTAATGCTGAATATCCACCTTTTGAATATCTGGAAGATGGTAAAGTATGTGGACTTGATGCTGATATTATAGCTGCTATAGCTCAAAAATTAGATATTCAGTATAAATGGTCTAATACAAACTTTGATGGACTTATTCCTGCACTTCAAACAAAGAAAATGGATGCTGTAATAGCTGGAATGAGCATCACTCCTGAAAGAGCAAAAGCTGTTAATTTCTCAATTCCTTATCTTTCTTCTAATGTAGCTTTTATAGCTAACAAAAGCAAACCTATCAACGGGCTAGAGGATTTGGAAAATAAAAACTATGGTGCTGAACTTGGGACTACAAAAGAAGCTGCTGCAAGAAAAATAAAAGGTGCCACTGTAACTCCTTTCTCATCTAATACTGGTGCTCTTGTTGCTTTAAAAAGTGGTAAGATAGATGGTATTGTACTTGATGAAAGTGTTGCTGTAAAATTTGTAGAAAACAATCCTGAGCTTATGTTTGTAGGAGCTCTTGAAGGAGAACCTAAAGCTATTGCTTTTAATAAAGATGACACAGAACTTATGGAAAAATTCAATAAAGCTCTTCAAGAACTTATTGATGATGGCACTATTCAAAAATTAAGAGAAAAATATGGTGTGTAA
- a CDS encoding ABC transporter substrate-binding protein: protein MHLKGRNKKLIVAALLGLTLLGCGKEEKAPEKKVVRTITSMDIDSLNPYKLVSSGSEEIMMNVFEGLVMPTIDGGLYPAVAKEYKISEDGLTYTFEIREGIKFHNGNPLDVKDVEFSLRKMSGREGDTPAQAMFSNIDDIKITGENKVTITLKVPDSAFIYYMTEGIVPDENGASLDKEAIGTGPFKVSGYDREQKITLTKNDDYWGEKAKIDEVEIFVTPNAETAFLKLLSGEIDILPRVDSKRLNELKNFKTISGAQNTVQLFALNNKFEPFSHKEVREAINLAVDKDGIIKNVMGGYGIKLETNMSPVMKKYSIENIGEKRDVEKAKELLKNAGYENLKFTVKVPSNYAMHVSTAQVIAEQLKEAGITMDIETVEWATWLSDVYSGRKYEATIVGLTGKLDPDSILKRYVSSYPRNFFNYENPKYDKLIADAKITSDENKRIEYYKEAQRILRDENVAVFIMDPELITAVNKNINGYVFYPLSFTNFAKISIGD from the coding sequence ATGCATTTGAAAGGTAGAAATAAAAAACTGATAGTAGCAGCACTATTGGGACTAACTCTTTTAGGATGTGGAAAAGAGGAAAAAGCTCCTGAAAAAAAAGTGGTGAGAACTATAACTAGTATGGATATAGATAGTCTAAACCCTTATAAACTTGTATCAAGTGGTTCAGAAGAGATAATGATGAATGTTTTTGAAGGACTTGTAATGCCAACTATTGATGGAGGACTTTACCCAGCAGTAGCAAAGGAATATAAGATATCAGAAGATGGACTGACATATACTTTTGAAATAAGAGAGGGAATCAAATTTCACAATGGAAATCCTCTGGATGTAAAAGATGTAGAATTTTCTTTGAGAAAAATGTCAGGAAGAGAGGGAGATACTCCTGCTCAAGCTATGTTCTCAAATATAGATGATATAAAAATAACTGGAGAAAATAAAGTAACAATAACTCTCAAAGTTCCAGATTCAGCTTTTATCTATTATATGACAGAGGGGATAGTTCCAGATGAAAATGGAGCTTCTTTGGATAAAGAAGCAATAGGAACAGGACCTTTTAAAGTATCTGGGTATGATAGAGAACAAAAAATAACTCTGACAAAGAATGATGATTACTGGGGAGAAAAAGCTAAAATAGATGAAGTTGAAATCTTTGTAACTCCAAATGCTGAAACGGCTTTTCTTAAACTTTTATCTGGAGAGATAGATATTCTACCTCGTGTAGATTCAAAGAGATTAAATGAACTTAAAAATTTTAAAACAATATCAGGAGCTCAAAATACAGTTCAATTATTTGCCCTTAATAATAAATTTGAACCCTTCAGCCATAAAGAAGTGAGAGAAGCTATTAATTTGGCAGTGGATAAAGATGGAATAATCAAAAATGTAATGGGTGGATATGGAATAAAACTTGAAACAAATATGAGTCCAGTGATGAAAAAATATAGCATAGAAAATATTGGTGAAAAAAGAGATGTTGAAAAAGCAAAAGAACTTTTAAAAAATGCTGGATATGAAAATCTTAAATTTACAGTAAAAGTTCCAAGCAACTATGCTATGCATGTATCAACTGCTCAAGTAATAGCTGAACAGCTTAAAGAAGCAGGAATTACAATGGATATAGAAACTGTAGAATGGGCAACTTGGCTGTCAGATGTTTACAGTGGAAGAAAATATGAAGCAACTATAGTAGGACTTACAGGGAAACTTGATCCAGATTCAATTTTAAAGAGATATGTTTCAAGTTATCCTAGAAATTTCTTCAACTATGAAAATCCAAAATATGATAAACTTATTGCAGATGCAAAAATAACATCTGATGAGAATAAAAGGATTGAATATTATAAAGAAGCTCAAAGAATATTGAGAGATGAAAATGTAGCAGTTTTCATAATGGACCCAGAACTTATAACAGCTGTAAATAAAAATATAAATGGATATGTGTTCTATCCACTCTCATTTACGAACTTCGCAAAAATTAGTATTGGAGATTAA
- a CDS encoding ABC transporter permease, producing MYYIKKLVKMIFSIFLIGTLSFLLLEMIPGDPASAILGVESSPEDIELLREALGLNKSLIVRYLTWGKGVLAGDFGNSFKYSEPVVDLILKRLPLTLEIALISIGIVFLVSVPLSFLLYKIKNKHVKKFGDFMIGLFISVPSFWLGIIFMFIFGVILRWFSVGYNNTFASLLLPCVVIAIPNIGIITSYIRSNLEYEMREEYIKYLYVNGLKMKWLNLYILKNSILPVVPLIGIMIIDLITGIVIIEQIFSIPGIGRLLITSVVTRDIPLIQGLIFYTSVVLVLINFIIDILYSVIDPRIRKGE from the coding sequence ATGTACTATATAAAAAAACTGGTGAAAATGATTTTTTCTATATTTCTTATAGGAACACTTTCATTTTTGCTCTTAGAGATGATTCCAGGAGATCCAGCATCAGCAATACTTGGTGTTGAGAGCAGTCCAGAAGACATTGAATTATTGAGAGAAGCACTTGGATTGAATAAGAGTTTGATAGTAAGATATCTTACTTGGGGGAAAGGAGTACTTGCAGGGGATTTTGGAAATTCCTTTAAGTACTCTGAACCTGTTGTTGATCTTATTCTTAAAAGACTTCCTCTTACATTAGAAATAGCTTTGATTTCGATAGGGATAGTCTTTTTAGTGTCTGTACCCCTATCTTTTTTGCTATATAAAATAAAAAATAAACATGTGAAAAAATTTGGGGATTTTATGATAGGTCTTTTTATCTCAGTTCCATCATTCTGGCTGGGAATAATTTTTATGTTTATTTTTGGTGTAATATTAAGATGGTTCTCTGTGGGATATAATAATACTTTTGCTTCTCTTCTTCTCCCATGTGTAGTTATAGCTATTCCAAATATAGGAATAATTACAAGCTATATCAGAAGTAATCTGGAATATGAGATGAGAGAGGAATATATAAAATATCTCTATGTAAATGGACTTAAAATGAAATGGCTGAATCTATATATTTTGAAAAACTCTATTCTCCCAGTTGTTCCTTTGATAGGAATTATGATAATAGATCTTATTACTGGAATAGTAATAATAGAGCAGATATTTTCTATTCCAGGAATAGGAAGACTTCTTATAACTTCTGTAGTGACAAGGGATATACCTTTAATACAGGGATTAATTTTTTATACATCTGTAGTCCTTGTTCTTATTAATTTTATTATAGATATTCTCTATTCAGTCATTGATCCTAGAATAAGGAAAGGGGAATAG
- a CDS encoding ABC transporter permease, whose protein sequence is MKKRYIVLILLLVIIVCFYQNPYAMNNNMILAGPSLKNLLGCDNLGRDIFSRLVLGSFYTLLIAFVSVALSVIAGTMIGSIAGYYGKALDSVITSFIEVIIAIPSILIALGVIIILKTGFISMIVAIFIIYLPRCVNMVRGLVKKERNMEYVVAAKTYGVSDLRIIFYHILPNIMKPVLISFTTGFAGAILTEAGLGYLGLGIQPPYPTWGNILNQSQSYFLSAPWFTIAPGLAIIFTVYQMNKLEKRGKRF, encoded by the coding sequence ATGAAAAAAAGATATATTGTACTTATACTCCTTTTAGTAATAATAGTGTGTTTCTATCAGAATCCATATGCAATGAATAATAATATGATACTTGCAGGTCCAAGTTTAAAAAATCTACTGGGATGTGATAATTTAGGAAGGGATATTTTCAGCAGACTTGTATTGGGTTCTTTCTATACTCTGCTTATAGCCTTTGTTTCTGTGGCACTTTCTGTAATTGCAGGAACAATGATAGGAAGTATAGCAGGTTATTATGGAAAAGCGTTAGATTCTGTAATTACATCTTTTATAGAGGTAATAATAGCTATTCCATCTATACTGATCGCTCTTGGAGTAATAATAATACTAAAGACAGGGTTTATATCTATGATAGTAGCAATCTTTATTATTTACCTTCCAAGATGTGTAAATATGGTAAGAGGCCTTGTTAAAAAAGAGAGAAATATGGAATATGTAGTAGCAGCTAAAACATATGGAGTATCAGATTTAAGAATAATTTTCTATCATATACTACCAAATATAATGAAACCTGTACTTATTAGTTTTACAACTGGATTTGCAGGAGCGATATTGACAGAAGCAGGGCTAGGATATCTTGGATTGGGAATACAGCCTCCATATCCTACATGGGGAAATATTCTGAATCAATCACAGTCATATTTTTTATCAGCTCCATGGTTTACTATAGCTCCAGGGCTTGCCATAATATTCACAGTTTATCAGATGAATAAACTTGAAAAGAGAGGAAAAAGATTCTAA
- a CDS encoding ATP-binding cassette domain-containing protein gives MIINIEKLNLEIDGQVLLKDMSFHMEKGEIVALVGESGSGKTLTTKFILGILPERSIIHYEKFEKNCKIGAVFQNAFISLNPTIKIGSQLRRLYESHYGNNGNWKEEVTALLEKVGIKETDKFLKKYPHETSGGERQRVVIAGALIGKPEVLIADEVTTALDMRTKREVITLFKNIRKELGISILFISHDLDSIKNFADRACVMYKGNIVEENSCEGIFEHQEHPYVKKLIGFSKTLWTRGE, from the coding sequence ATGATAATAAATATAGAGAAATTAAATCTGGAAATTGATGGACAGGTACTTTTAAAAGATATGAGTTTTCATATGGAAAAGGGTGAAATAGTTGCTCTTGTAGGGGAGTCTGGAAGTGGAAAGACCCTGACTACTAAATTTATACTTGGAATACTTCCAGAGAGAAGTATAATACATTATGAAAAATTTGAAAAGAACTGTAAAATAGGAGCAGTTTTCCAAAATGCTTTTATATCATTAAATCCAACGATAAAGATAGGAAGTCAATTAAGAAGGCTTTATGAATCACATTATGGAAATAATGGAAACTGGAAAGAGGAAGTAACAGCTTTGTTAGAAAAAGTTGGAATAAAAGAAACTGATAAATTTTTAAAAAAATATCCTCATGAAACAAGTGGGGGAGAAAGGCAAAGAGTAGTCATAGCAGGAGCATTGATAGGAAAACCAGAAGTATTGATAGCTGATGAGGTAACTACAGCACTAGATATGAGAACAAAGAGAGAGGTAATAACTCTATTTAAGAATATAAGAAAAGAACTTGGAATATCTATACTTTTTATTTCCCATGATCTGGATTCTATAAAAAACTTTGCAGACAGAGCCTGTGTTATGTACAAAGGAAATATTGTAGAAGAAAACAGCTGTGAGGGAATATTTGAACATCAGGAACACCCCTATGTAAAAAAACTTATAGGTTTTTCAAAAACTCTGTGGACAAGAGGAGAATAA
- a CDS encoding ABC transporter ATP-binding protein: protein MFLEVRNLNKYYNSRNLFSKEKKQILKDVTFDVKEGEIFSIIGQSGAGKSTIGKILLGIEKESSGDIMLMGRPLKEMVKKEVQMVFQDPYSSLNPAMKIGKILEEPLKVNGVKDKKEREERVKAMLKEIGLEETCGRKYPSELSGGQRQRVVIGAAMILKPKLVVCDEPVASLDLSIQNQILNLIKKFNREYNTTFIFISHDLGVVYNISHRVLLLYKGEIQEIRETVEFFKNPKSEYGKYFLDGIKV, encoded by the coding sequence ATGTTTTTAGAGGTAAGAAATCTAAATAAATACTATAATTCAAGAAATCTTTTTTCCAAAGAGAAAAAGCAGATATTGAAGGATGTAACTTTTGATGTAAAAGAGGGAGAAATATTCTCAATTATTGGGCAGTCAGGAGCAGGAAAATCCACTATTGGAAAGATACTTTTGGGAATAGAAAAAGAAAGTAGTGGAGATATAATGCTTATGGGACGTCCTCTCAAAGAAATGGTAAAAAAAGAGGTACAGATGGTATTTCAAGACCCATATAGTTCTTTAAATCCTGCTATGAAAATAGGAAAAATACTGGAAGAACCATTGAAAGTAAATGGAGTGAAAGATAAAAAAGAGCGAGAAGAAAGAGTAAAGGCTATGCTCAAAGAGATAGGGCTGGAAGAAACATGTGGAAGAAAATATCCATCAGAATTAAGTGGAGGGCAGAGACAGAGGGTAGTTATTGGAGCTGCTATGATATTGAAGCCAAAACTTGTAGTATGTGATGAACCAGTGGCATCTCTTGACCTTTCTATACAGAATCAGATATTGAATCTTATCAAAAAATTCAATAGGGAGTATAATACCACTTTTATTTTTATTTCTCATGATTTGGGAGTTGTATATAATATTTCTCATAGAGTTCTTCTTTTGTATAAAGGAGAAATCCAAGAGATAAGAGAAACTGTTGAGTTCTTTAAAAATCCTAAAAGTGAATATGGCAAATATTTTCTTGATGGAATAAAAGTTTAG
- a CDS encoding SPL family radical SAM protein has translation MHYVKVKGILSAKNGMNLYRGCSHGCIYCDSRSSCYRILHDFEDIEVKENAVELLEKTLKRKRKKCMVSTGSMTDPYIPLELKIKNVRKTLDLIYNYGFGFTLITKSDMILRDLDLLKKINEKTKCVVQITLTTYDEDLCRKIEPNVSTTKKRFEVLKKLRDAGIPTVVWLCPILPFINDTVENINGLLDYCIEAKVHGIICFGIGMTLREGSREYFYQQLDKLFPHMKKRYIHTFGNKYEIVSLNNRRLMELFHRKCSQHGILHNNREIFEYLNAFDEKNSTSQLSLF, from the coding sequence ATGCACTATGTAAAAGTAAAAGGAATCCTATCAGCTAAAAATGGAATGAACCTCTATCGTGGGTGTTCTCATGGATGTATTTATTGCGATTCAAGAAGCAGCTGCTATAGAATACTACATGACTTTGAAGATATTGAAGTCAAAGAAAATGCTGTTGAACTATTGGAAAAAACTCTTAAACGCAAACGAAAAAAATGTATGGTTAGTACTGGTTCAATGACTGATCCTTATATTCCTCTTGAATTAAAAATCAAAAATGTCAGAAAAACACTAGATTTAATATATAATTATGGTTTTGGTTTTACTCTTATAACAAAGTCAGATATGATATTGAGAGATTTAGATTTATTGAAAAAAATAAATGAAAAGACAAAATGTGTAGTTCAAATCACTTTAACAACCTATGATGAAGATTTATGCAGAAAAATTGAACCTAATGTAAGTACCACAAAAAAACGTTTTGAAGTATTAAAAAAGTTAAGAGATGCAGGCATACCAACAGTAGTATGGCTCTGTCCTATCCTGCCATTTATTAATGATACTGTTGAAAATATTAATGGACTTTTAGATTATTGTATTGAAGCTAAAGTTCATGGAATTATATGTTTTGGAATTGGTATGACACTTCGAGAAGGGAGCAGAGAATATTTTTATCAGCAATTAGACAAATTATTCCCCCATATGAAGAAAAGATATATTCACACTTTTGGAAATAAATATGAAATAGTTAGTCTCAATAATAGAAGATTAATGGAATTATTTCACAGAAAATGTTCACAGCATGGAATTTTACATAATAATAGAGAAATCTTTGAATATCTCAATGCTTTTGATGAAAAAAATTCTACTTCTCAATTAAGTTTATTTTAA
- a CDS encoding M20 metallopeptidase family protein — MKSIENLIQTYWEEIIEARKFLHQHPEDRYVEFETQRCIINFLEKNGIKYETNIYETAIIAYINGEYSGKTIAFRADMDALPLKEDTECEFKSLNNGYMHACGHDAHMAIMLGTAVILNKMKNKINGNIKIIFQPAEEQGIEGGAKGLIKAGVLNNVDSIFAAHVWPDLPVGQIAIGNNEMMASCDLIKIKIKGKSGHIGLPHQCINPIYVASQFLNTVAGIRMHYIDPFENLVWNFGIFKPDTFMGNAIPSEIFLSGSARTYNNELRTYIKQKCKNILEGFKLIYDIDYEYNYHWGYAPVINDYETSIFFRACAAEVLGEKNVIVPSKAVMTSEDFGEYLKEIKGSFAWLGAGEDEKVKYPLHNSKFLVPEKTIENGIKIFTNLALKYLG, encoded by the coding sequence ATGAAAAGTATAGAAAATTTAATCCAAACATATTGGGAAGAAATAATTGAAGCAAGAAAATTTTTACATCAACATCCAGAAGATAGATATGTTGAATTTGAAACTCAAAGATGTATAATTAATTTTTTAGAAAAAAATGGTATAAAATATGAAACTAATATCTATGAAACTGCTATAATAGCCTATATTAATGGAGAGTACTCTGGAAAAACTATAGCTTTTAGAGCTGATATGGATGCTCTACCTCTAAAAGAAGATACAGAGTGTGAATTTAAATCTTTAAATAATGGTTATATGCATGCTTGTGGTCATGATGCTCACATGGCTATTATGTTAGGAACTGCTGTTATTTTAAATAAAATGAAAAACAAAATAAATGGAAATATAAAAATAATATTCCAACCTGCTGAAGAACAAGGAATAGAAGGAGGAGCAAAAGGACTTATAAAGGCTGGAGTTTTAAATAATGTAGACTCTATATTTGCTGCTCATGTATGGCCTGATCTTCCAGTTGGACAAATAGCTATTGGAAATAATGAAATGATGGCAAGCTGTGATTTAATAAAAATCAAAATAAAAGGCAAGAGTGGTCATATCGGACTTCCACATCAATGTATAAATCCAATTTATGTGGCTTCTCAATTTTTAAATACTGTAGCTGGAATAAGGATGCATTACATAGATCCATTTGAAAATCTGGTTTGGAATTTTGGAATATTCAAACCAGATACATTTATGGGAAATGCTATCCCTAGTGAAATATTTTTAAGTGGAAGTGCCAGAACATATAATAACGAGTTAAGAACATACATAAAACAAAAATGTAAAAATATATTGGAAGGTTTCAAACTTATTTATGATATTGATTATGAATATAACTATCATTGGGGATATGCTCCTGTTATTAATGATTATGAAACAAGCATATTCTTTAGAGCTTGTGCTGCTGAAGTTTTAGGGGAAAAAAATGTTATAGTTCCTTCTAAAGCTGTTATGACTTCGGAAGATTTTGGAGAATATTTAAAAGAAATAAAAGGCAGTTTTGCTTGGCTAGGAGCAGGAGAAGATGAAAAAGTTAAATATCCCTTGCATAATTCAAAATTCTTAGTTCCTGAAAAAACAATAGAAAATGGAATAAAAATTTTCACAAATCTTGCTCTAAAATATTTAGGGTAA